The following nucleotide sequence is from Streptomyces leeuwenhoekii.
CCGAGGGGTAGTGGACGCCGGCGACCAGACGGGAGACGCACACCGCGGCGGCGAGCGGCGGTACGGCGTGCGCGCCGAGCGCCCCGAAGGCGACGGCCGCCGCGGCGGCCGAGGTGGCGTGCGAGCTGGGGAAGGAGTGCCGGCCGACGGTGCTCACCAGCGGCTCGACGTGCGCGGGGCGCGGACGGCGTACGACCCGTTTGACGCCCATGCTGACGAGGTGCGCGCCCGCCACGAGCGCGGTGCCGCGCAGCCAGGCGCCGCGCCGCGCGCCGTCCGTGGCGGCCCCCGCGAGGCCCGCCGCGACCCACAGCGCGCCGTGCTCCCCCGCCCAGGACAGGGCGCGTGCGGCACCGGCCACACGCGGGTCGCCACCGCACGCCCTGAGCGCCGTCACGATCCGGTGGTCCATGGTCCGGGCGCCGCTCCGGTCGTCCCGCTCGTCCCGCTCGTCCCGGACGTCCCGGACGTTCCGGCCGTTCCGGGCGTCCTCGTGATGCCGGTGGTCCTCGTGACCGACGCGATCCTCGCGATCCTCATGGGCCTGGTGACCCTCGTGGTCCTCGCGGTCCTCGTGATGCTGGTGGTCCTGGTGGTCCATGTGGACTCACTGTTCACCCCGGCCGCGCGGGAACACCGGAAAAACTCCGGCAATATTGAGCGACATCCCATTAATCACCCATTTCGGGTAGAGAGTTAATGTTTCTCGACCAATCCCGGCATTGGTGACGATACGGTCACCGCCATGTCTGTCGACACCACCGTTTCCGTCACCGGATGGGGCCGCACCGCCCCCACCGCCGCCCGGCTGATCCGCCCCGCGACCTACGAGGAGGCCGCGGCGGCGGTCCGGGAGTGCGGGGCCCGCGGCGGCATCCCCCGGGGCCTGGGGCGGGCGTACGGGGACGCGGCGCAGAACGCGGGCGGAGCCGTGTTCGACATGACGGGCCTGGACCGCATCCACGCGATCGACGCCGACGGCGGCACCGTGCTCTGCGACGCGGGCGTCTCGCTGCACCGCCTGATGGAGGTGCTGCTGCCGCTGGGCTGGTTCGTGCCGGTGACGCCCGGCACCCGCTACGTCACGGTCGGCGGCGCGATCGGCGCGGACATCCACGGCAAGAACCACCATGTCTCGGGCTCCTTCTCCCGGCACGTCCTGGCCTTCGAACTGCTCACCGCCGACGGCGGCATCCGCACGGTGACGCCCGGCACCCCCCTGTTCGACGCGACCGCGGGCGGCATGGGCCTGACCGGCGTGATCCTCACCGCGACGGTGCGCCTGCAGCCGGTGGAGACGGCGTTGATGGCGGTCGACACCGAACGCGCGACGGACCTCGACGACCTGATGGCCCGCCTCACCACCACCGACCACCGCTACCGCTACTCGGTCGCCTGGATCGACCTGCTCGCCCGGGGCGCCGCGACCGGCCGCGCGGTCCTCACCCGCGGCGACCACGCCCCGCTGGACGCGCTGCCGAAGGGCGCCCGCGCCCGGCAGGACCCGCTGGCCTTCCGCGTCTCCCGCTTCCCGGCCGCCCCCGCCTCGCTGCCGGAGGGACTGCTGAGCCGCACCACCGTGGGCCTGTTCAACGAGGTCTGGTACCGCAAGGCGCCCCGCGCCCAGAAGGGCCGTCTCCAGCGGATCGCTAGCTTCTTCCACCCGCTGGACGGCGTCCCCCACTGGAACCGGATCTACGGCCGCGGCGGCTTCGTGCAGTACCAGTTCGTCGTGGGGTACGGCCGGGAGGACACCCTGCGACGGATCGTGCGGCGCATCTCCGAGCACCGCTGCCCGTCCTTCCTGGCCGTCCTCAAACGGTTCGGGGACGCCGACCCGGGCTGGCTCTCCTTCCCGGTGCCCGGCTGGACGCTCGCCCTGGACATCCCCGCCGGGCTGCCCGGCCTCGGCGCCTTCCTGGACGAGCTGGACGAGGAGGTCGCCGCCGCCGGCGGACGGGTGTACCTCGCCAAGGACTCCCGGCTGCGGCCCGACCTGCTCGCCGCGATGTACCCGCGCCTGGACGACTTCCGCGCCCTGCGCGCCGAGCTCGACCCGCGCGGGGTGTTCACCTCGGACCTGTCCCGCCGACTCACCCTCTAGGAGCCGCCGTGAAGGACGCCTTCGGCATCCCCCAGTCCCTGCTCGTCCTCGGCGGTACGTCCGAGATCGCGCTGGCCACCGCCCGCCGCCTCGTCGCCCGCCGCACCCGCACGGTCTGGCTGGCCGGGCGCCCGTCGCCCGCCCTGGAGCAGGCCGCGGCCGATCTGCGCGCCCTGGGCGCCCAGGTCCGCACCGTCGCCTTCGACGCGCTCGACCCCGAGTCCCACGAGGCGGTGCTCGGCAAGGTCTTCGCCGAGGGCGACGTCGACCTCGTCCTGCTGGCCTTCGGCATCCTCGGCGACCAGGCCCACGACGAGCGCGAGCCGGTCAGCGCCGTGCGGGTCGCGCAGACCAACTACACCGGCGCGGTCTCGGCGGGCCTGGTGAGCGCCGCCGCGCTCCAGGCCCAGGGGCACGGCTCCCTGGTCGTGCTCTCCTCCGTCGCCGGTGAGCGGGCCCGCCGCGCCAACTTCATCTACGGCTCCAGCAAGGCCGGCCTGGACGCCTTCGCGCAGGGGCTGGGCGACGCGCTGCACGGCACGGGCGTGCACGTGATGGTGGTACGCCCCGGGTTCGTGCGGTCGAGGATGACCGCCGGGCTGGAGGAGGCGCCGCTCGCCACCACCCCGGAGGCGGTCGCCACCGCGATCGAGCTGGGTCTGCGGCGCCGCTCGGAGACGGTGTGGGTGCCCGGCGCCCTGCGCCTGGTGATGTCGGCCGTACGGCATCTGCCGCGGGCGGTCTTCCGGCGGCTGCCCGTCTGAGGACCGCCCTGGCAGGTCGTACCGTCGCGGGGCGAGCGCGACGGTACGAGGCTTCTAGCAGGCCGGCAGGGTGCCGCGGTGGCCGCGGGCCGCCTGGGGCGGGACCACGGGCCGGCCGAAGCGGAACTCGCGCAGGGTGCGCCACACCCCGTCGGCGCCCTGCTCGTACAGGGCGAACCCGGTGCAGGGCCACTCGGCCTCGTAGTCGGCGAGCTCCTCGAAGGCGCGGTCCATCGCGGCCTCGTCGATGCCGTGCGCCACCGTGACGTGCGGGTGGTACGGGAACTGCAGCTCGCGGGCGACCGGGCCGGAGGCGTCGCGGACCTGCTTCTGGAGCCAGGTGCACGCCTCCGCGCCCTCGACGACCTGCACGAAGACCACCGGCGACAGCGGGCGGAAGGTGCCGGTGCCGGACAGCCGCATCGGGAAGGAGCGGCCGGCCGCCGCCACCTCGGCCAGGTGCGTCTCGATGGCGGGCAGCGCCGCCTCGTCGACCTCCGTGGGCGGCAGCAGGGTGACATGGGTGGGGATGCCGTGAGCCGCGGCGTCGCCGAAGCCCGCGCGCAGCTTTTGGAGCTGGCTGCCGTGCGGCTCCGGGACCGCGATCGACACGCCGATCGTTACGGTCCCCACGTCGTCTCCTGTCGTTCTGTCGGCGCTGCCCGCCTCCGCGGCGGGCAGGAGGGGCCGCGGGCGCGGCCCCTCGGTTATCGACTGTAAGGCCACGACCGTGCCCTGGGCAGGCGCAGCCGTGGTGATGTGTGGCAACGGGTGGTGGTGACCCGTGCCCGGTGGTGCGCGGTCAGTGCTTGGCGGGCAGGAAGCCCACCCGGTCGTACGCCTGCGCGAGGGTCTCCGCGGCGACGGCCCGCGCCTTCTCCGCGCCCTTGGCCAGGACCGAGTCGAGCGTCTCCGGGTCGTCCAGGTACTGCTGGGTGCGCTCCCGGAAGGGCGTGACGAAGTCGACCATGATCTCGGCGAGGTCCGTCTTGAGGGCGCCGTAGCCCTTGCCGGCGTACTTCTCCTCCAGCTCCCCGATGCCCGCCCCGGTGAGGGTCGCGTAGATGGTGAGGAGGTTGCTGACGCCCGGCTTGTTCTCCACGTCGTAGCGGATCACGGTGTCGGTGTCGGTGACGGCGCTCTTGACCTTCTTCGCGGTGGCCTTGGGCTCGTCCAGCAGGTTGATGAGGCCCTTCGGCGTGGACGCCGACTTGCTCATCTTCACCGCCGGGTCCTGGAGGTCGTAGATCTTCGCCGTCTCCTTGAGGATGTACGGCTTGGGGACGGTGAAGGTGGGGCCGAAGCGGCCGTTGAAGCGCTCGGCGAGGTCGCGCGTCAGCTCGATGTGCTGGCGCTGGTCCTCGCCGACCGGGACCTCGTGCGCCTGGTAGAGGAGGATGTCCGCCACCTGGAGGACCGGGTAGGTGAACAGGCCGACGGAGGCGCGGTCGGCGCCCTGCTTGGCGGCCTTGTCCTTGAACTGGGTCATCCGGCCGGCCTCGCCGAAGCCGGTGAGGCAGTTCATGACCCAGGCGAGCTGGGCGTGCTCGGGCACGTGGCTCTGGACGAAGAGCGTGCAGCGGTCCGGGTCCAGCCCGGCGGCCAGGAGCTGGGCGGCGGCCAGCCGGGTGTTGGCGCGCAGCTCCTTCGGGTCCTGCGGAACCGTGATCGCGTGCAGGTCGACGACCATGTAGAACGCGTCGTGGGTCTCCTGCAGGGCCACCCACTGGCGGACGGCACCGAGGTAGTTGCCGAGGTGGAACGAACCGGCGGTGGGCTGGATTCCGGAGAGCACGCGGGGTCGATCAGAGGCCATGCCCCATATTCTCTCAGAGAGCGCGGGAGGTCCGGCGCGCGGGAAACCGCGGACCATGGAGGCTGGTCGCGCGGTCCCCGCGTCCCTGTCCGGGCGTCCGGACCGGCGGCGTGTCAGCCGAGGTCGATCTCCGGGTACAGCGGGAAGCCGGCCACCAGGTCGGTCGCCCGGCGGGAGATCTCGTCGGCGATCTTCTCGTCCAGGACGTGGGCGGCCTTGGACGGGGCGCCGGACTTGGTGGTGCCGGGCTCGGTGCTGGTGAGGACCCGGTCGATGAGGCCGGCGACCTCGTCCATCTCCGCCGTGCCCAGGCCCCGGGTGGTCAGCGCGGGGGTGCCGACGCGGATGCCGGAGGTGTACCAGGCGCCGTTGGGGTCGGCGGGGATGGCGTTGCGGTTGGTGACGATTCCGGAGTCGAGGAGGGCGGCCTCCGCCTGGCGGCCGGTGAGGCCGTAGGAGGTGGCGACGTCGATCAGGTTGAGGTGGTTGTCGGTGCCGCCGGTGACCAGGGTGGCGCCGCGGCGCATCAGGCCCTCGGCCAGGGCGCGGGAGTTGTCGACGATGCGCTGGGCGTAGTCGCGGAAGGCGGGCTGCCGGGCCTCGGCGAGCGCGACGGCCTTGGCTGCCATGACGTGCGGCAGCGGACCGCCGAGGACCATCGGGCAGCCGCGGTCGACCTGGTCCTTCAGGGAGTCGTCGCACAGCACCATGCCGCCGCGCGGGCCGCGCAGCGACTTGTGGGTGGTGGTGGTGACGATCTGGGCGTGCGGGACCGGGTCGAAGTCGCCGGTGAGGACCTTGCCCGCGACCAGGCCGGCGAAGTGGGCCATGTCGACCATGAGCGTGGCGCCGACCTCGTCGGCGATCTCGCGCATGATCCGGAAGTTGACCAGGCGGGGGTAGGCGGAGTAGCCGGCGACGATGATCAGCGGCTTGAACTCGCGGGCCTGGGCGCGCAGGGCGTCGTAGTCGATCAGGCCGGTGGCCGGGTCGGTGCCGTAGGAACGCTGGTCGAACATCTTGCCGGAGATGTTCGGGCGGAAGCCGTGGGTGAGGTGACCGCCGGCGTCCAGGGACATGCCGAGCATGCGCTGGTTGCCGAACGCCTGGCGCAGCTCGGCCCAGTCGGCCTCGGTCAGGTCGTTGATCTGGCGGACGCCGGTCTTCTCCAGGAACGGGGCCTCGACGCGGTCGGCGAGGACGGCCCAGAAGGCGACGAGGTTGGCGTCGATGCCGGAGTGCGGCTGGACGTAGGCGTGGCGGGCGCCGAAGAGCTCCTTGGCGTGCTCGGCGGCCAGCGACTCGACGGTGTCGACGTTGCGGCAGCCGGCGTAGAAACGGCGGCCGACGGTGCCCTCGGCGTACTTGTCGCTGAACCAGTTGCCCATGGCCAGCAGGGTGGCCGGGGAGGCGTAGTTCTCGGAGGCGATCAGCTTGAGCATCTCGCGCTGGTCGGCGACCTCCTGGCCGATGGCGTCGGCGACGCGCGGCTCGACGGCGCGGATCACGTCGAGTGCGGCGCGGTAGGCGGTGGAAGCGGTGGAGAGCGGCTGCTCGGCGGACATCGGGACCTCCGGGACGTGGCGTTCGGCGTTCACGGTACGGCCCAGGCGCACGGCACTCGTGCCGGGCCCGCCCGGGCCCGGGGGCCGCTCCCCGATGGTCGGTCCCATCCCAGCGCGCCAGTCACGGCCCGTGGTCAGCCTACCGGGCGCCCGGCGGTGCGACGTGCCGCCGTCCATGATGCGAGCCGCCCGGCGCCTCGCGTCAGCGTCCGGCGGTGTGGGCGAGGATCGCGGTGGCGAGCGGGGCGTGCACCTCGGGAGGCAGTGCGTGGCCCATGCCGGGGATCTCGACGAGGCGGGCGCCGTGGATCGCCTGGGCGAGGTGGTGGGCGTGTGGGGGCGGGTAGACCGGCTCGGCCGGGGCGGAGACGACGAGGGCGGGCACCGTGGTGCGGGCCAGGTGCTCGGTGCGGAGCATGCCGGAGGGGTCGGCCTGGGCGTGCGCGGTGTTGGTCGCGTGGTGTCCGGTGTGCTCGATGACCCTGCGTTCCAGGGCGCGGAAGTACTCCGGGTCGAAGGGGAGCCGGTCGCCGTTGAGCACGCGCCAGTGGTCGGTCCGCCGTTCCACTTCGGCCTCCGGGCCCTGGTCGGTCACGGGGCGGGACCAGAGCTCCAGCACGCGGGGGTCGATGCCGGGGAGTTCCTCGGGCGGGGTGCGGGTTCCGTCCGGGTGGGTCCAGGGAGCGGTACTGAGTGCGCCGGTGCCGATCAGGGTCGCGGTGAGCAGGCGTTCGGGATGGTCGGCGATGAGGAGCTGGGCGAGCATGCCGCCCAGGGACATGCCGACGATGTGGGCGCGCTCGGCGCCGAAGGCGTCCAGCACGGCGAGGGCGTCGTCCGCGAGGGTGGTGATCGGGTAGGGCTGCCGGTCGAAGGCCCAGGTGGAGCGGCCGGTGTCGCGGTGGTCGTAGCGGATGACGCGGTGGTGGGCGGCCAGCAGGCCGACGAGTTCGTCCGGCCAGCCGATGCCGGACGCCTGGGCGCCCATGATCAGCAGGAGCGGGGGCGCGTCCGGGGCGCCGTGGTCCTCGGCCCACAGGCGTACGCCGGGTGCCACGTCGATGAATCGGTCCATGGTGCTCCCCCTGGGGTCTGCCGGCGGTCCGGGTGCCCCGTCGACTGACGAGACGAGACGTATCGTATCAGCACGGCGTCGGACCGCGCCCCCGCAAAAGGGGGCTCACGGGACCGGGAGGCGGCGCGCCGGTACTCAGAGGATCACGTGCGGCAGGAAGCGGGCGTACTCGTCGGTGACCAGGCCCGACGACTCGCGGATGCCGAGACCGGCCGCCTCGTTCTCCACCACCCAGGCGCCGAGGACGACGTGGTTGCCGTCGAAGGAGGGCAGGGGGGCCAGTTGCTGGTAACAGCAGGGCTCGTCCCGCACGGCGGGGTCCGCGCCGGGTTCGTGGACGGTCACGCCGGCGCCCTCGCGGCCCAGCAGGGGCTTGGCGACATAGCCGGTGGCGCCGGCCAGCTCGCGGGGGCCGTCCAGATAGGCGGGCAGCAGGTTCGGGTGGCCGGGGTACAGCTCCCACAGGACGGCCAGCAGGGCCTTGTTGCTGAGCAGCATCTTCCAGGCGGGCTCGATCCACAGGGTGGAGCCGGTGCCGCCGCCGTTGTCGAGGGTGGCGAGGACATGGCCGGCGAAGCGGTCGGTGGTGAGCCACTCCCAGGGGTAGAGCTTGAAGACGCTGCGGATGAAGCGGAGCCGGTTGTCGACGAAGCGGCCGGAGAGGCGGTCCCAGCCGATCTCCTCCATGGTGATCCAGTCGGTCTCCAGACCGGCCTGCTCGGCGGTCTCCTTCAGATAGGCGACCGTCATGAGGTCCTCGCCGAGCTCGTCGGCCGAGGAATGGGCGAAGTACAGGGGGCCGCCGGGCGGTAGCAGTCCGGCCTGCTTCCGCCAGGCGTCGACGAGACGCTCGTGGAGGGAGTTCCACTGGTCGGCGCCGGGGAAGCGTTCCTCCATCCAGAACCACTGGGGAGAGGCGGCCTCGACCAGGGAGGTGGGCGTGTCGGCGTTGTACTCCAGCAGCTTGGCCGGGCCCGTCCCGTCGTAGCGCAGGTCGAACCGGCCGTAGAGGGACGGCAGTTCGGCGCGTCGGTGCCAGGACTCGGCGACCGCCCGGACCACGCGCGGGTCGGTGATGCCGAGATCGGCGAAGCGGTCCTCGGCGACGATGTACTCCGCCGCCGCCAGGCACATGCGGTGCAGTTCCTCGGCGGTCTCCTCCAGCGCCTCGATCTCCGGCAGGGAGAACACGTAGTAGGCGCTCTCGTCCCAGTACGGGCGCAGGGAGCCGTCGGGGTGGCGGGTCAGGGGGTAGATGAGCCCCTGTTCCTCGACGGTCTGCTGCCAGCCGGGACGGGGGGTCAGCGTGCGGCGCTCCATGGTCGGTTCCCGGTCCGGGGCGGTCAGCCGCCGCCGCTGCCGGAGCCGGAGCAGCCGAAGCCGCCGCGGTCGACGGCCTCGTCGCGGCTGAAGGTGCCGCCCTCCGCGTAGCCGCGGCTGACGTCTGCGTCGTAGTACCAGGCCGCGTCCGCCTTGGCCCGCGCGCCGGCACCGGACGACTTCTTGCGGCTCTTGCCGTACGTACCGGACGAACTGCCGGACTTGCAGTTCTTGTCCGCGATGACCTTGTAGCCGTCGAGGGTGTAGCTGTCGCGGTCCACGCATCGGCGGTCGGGGTCCGAGCCGCAGGCCGCCAGGGCCGCCGCGAGCACTCCCATGCCGCCGAGCACCACGGTGCTCGACCTCAGCCGTCGCCGTGCCGATTCCATCTCCGGTCTCCCCCTCGGTGTCCCTGGGCCACCGCAGCCGCCGGCGAGGTGCGCCCCGACTGCGAGCGGTCGAAACGGCCGTATACCCGCCAGTGCGACGGGCATGGCCGGAAGCGGACTCTACGGCAGCACCCGGCCCGGCGCGTCGAGGGGCCCCGCCCCCGCGCGAACGGCGCGTCCCCCCGGCGCGATGCCGAGAGGCCGGGCTCGGGGAGGGAGCACGGCCTCTCGGGTGGTGACGTGGCGCCTACCAGTAGGTACGCGTGATCTCGTCAGGCAGCCGCCCCTGCCGTTCCCCTTCCTGGAAGACGGCCGATGCCACGATCAGGAAAGCACGGCGGAGCTTCGGGTCCGGGTCGGCATTTTCCACATTCCCGACTTTCTTGTCGAGGAACATGTCGCCGAGGGCCTTTCCCTCCGGTGTGCAGGGACGGGCGACCGACCCCTCCGGGTCGATCAGGATGTTTCCGGTGACACCTTCTGCGGTTTCCCAGGCGTAGACCGATCCCGCGTCGAGAGAAAGGGTCTTCCTGCACGTCAGTGATGCTGTCACGGGGATTTCCGCCAGTTCGCTCGCGCCACGGGTTTGATCACCGGAATCCTATACCGTCCGCCGCGGGCGCATGCTCGTCCCAGGTATGGCCGGCGTCCAGGGTGGCCTGATGGGCGCGGCGGTAGTTCTGGTCGCCGTGCTGACGCATCCAGTTCGACTCGTACAGTTCATGCGCGAGCAGATCGAAATCGCTGGGATGCGGATTTCCGTTCTGGAGACGTTCCCATGCCCTGGCGATACGCGGATTGGCGTCGAATCGCATCATTCCCGCGTCGAGCTGATGCGATTCGATGAACAGGTGGTTGTAGATCTGATTGATGTCGGCCGCGGAATAGCCGTGCGACGCCGCGGTCTGCGCCACCCGGTCGAGCTGGGCGTCGGCGCGGATCGCGTCATAGGCGTGGTCCGCCCATTCGAGCTCGAAGTCCATCTCGCTGCGCGGCCGCCGGAAGGACGAACCGCCGGACTGCAGCTCCCCCTCCGTGGCCACCGCGGTCCGCCGCCACCCGGTCAACCCGCCGACCCCGGTGAGGACCAGCTGCTGGGCGAGTTCGTCGGCGGTCTCCGCGTACAGATCGGCGAGCGCGTCACAGCCCTGCTGCCGCAGCATGTACTCGGCGCGGTAGAGCCGGTAGGCGGGGCGGACGGGGAGGTACTTGTCGACGAACGCGCCCGCGCCGCCGTTCTCCCCGGTGAACGCGTCCTCCAGGTCTCCGAGGAACACGAAGGGTGACTTGGCGACGTCGACGAAGGCGTCGCCGAAGATGCCGAGCGCTTCGCCGAAGCTGTCGACCCGGTCGTCGTCCGGGTCGCCGGGGGTCAGACCGCTGGGGTCGGTGAGCACGCTGGGCACGTTGTCGGCGTAGGCGTACGCGGAGACGTACGGCGTCGACAGGTCCCGGGCGGCCGGATCGGGCCGCGTGAAGCGACCGGTGGCGGTGTCGTACTGGCGGGCGTGCAGGTCGAGATGGCCGGTGCTGGTCTCGTACCGGGCGCCGGTGTACGACGGGGTGCTCGCGGGCGCGCCGCTGGTGGTGGTGTTCAGGACGCGGGTGCCGAAGGAGTCGTAGGCCCAGCGCTGGTGGAGGGTCCCGGTGCTGCCGGTGACGTCGACCGGGGAGCCCTGGGTGTCGTGGTGGTAGTAGAAGAGCGCCCCGGCGCCGGTCTTGGTGGCGGTGGGCTGGCCGAGCGGGTCGTAGCGGTAGGACTGCTTGACGGCCCAGGCGCTGTCGTACTCGGTGGCCAGGATCGGCAGCGGGGCGTTGGGGTCCCACTGGGTCCGGTGGGTGACCGCGCCGTCCTTGAGGGTGGCGACCTGGTTGCCGCTCGCGTCGTGGTCGTAGGTGTAAGCGGTGCCCCCGACGGTGGCGGCGGAGATCTGTCCGGCCAGGTCGTAGCCGTAGGTGTCGCCGCCGGCCTTGGTCCGGTTGCCCTCGGCGTCGTGGTCGTACGCGGTAGTCGTGGTGCCGGTGGTTGCCGAGGTGAGCTGGTCGGCCGCGTCGTAGGCGTAGGTGGTGCTCGTCGCGCCCAGGGTGGAGGTCAGCCGGTTGCCGACCTTGTCGTAGGTGTACGACGTGGTGCGGCCCGCGGGGCAGCCGGTGACCCAGGGCTGCGGCGCGCAGCCGGAGGCGAGCCGGCCTGCCGCGTCGTAGCCGAGGTCGTAGCCGCCGGTGCCGACGCCGGCCCGGGTGACGTCGACGCGCGAGGGCAGGCCCGCGGCGGACAGTGTCAGCGCCGTCCTGGTGACCGTGGTGCCCGCCTTGGTGGCGGTCACCGCGGTGATCCGGCCCGCCCGGTCATAGGTACGGGTCTCGGTCTCGGTGTTGGGCAGGGCCGATGTGACCAGGTTGC
It contains:
- a CDS encoding phosphatase PAP2 family protein, yielding MDHRIVTALRACGGDPRVAGAARALSWAGEHGALWVAAGLAGAATDGARRGAWLRGTALVAGAHLVSMGVKRVVRRPRPAHVEPLVSTVGRHSFPSSHATSAAAAAVAFGALGAHAVPPLAAAVCVSRLVAGVHYPSDVAAGAALGALTARLGVRWMRGGGRD
- a CDS encoding 2'-5' RNA ligase family protein — its product is MGTVTIGVSIAVPEPHGSQLQKLRAGFGDAAAHGIPTHVTLLPPTEVDEAALPAIETHLAEVAAAGRSFPMRLSGTGTFRPLSPVVFVQVVEGAEACTWLQKQVRDASGPVARELQFPYHPHVTVAHGIDEAAMDRAFEELADYEAEWPCTGFALYEQGADGVWRTLREFRFGRPVVPPQAARGHRGTLPAC
- a CDS encoding decaprenylphospho-beta-D-erythro-pentofuranosid-2-ulose 2-reductase, producing the protein MKDAFGIPQSLLVLGGTSEIALATARRLVARRTRTVWLAGRPSPALEQAAADLRALGAQVRTVAFDALDPESHEAVLGKVFAEGDVDLVLLAFGILGDQAHDEREPVSAVRVAQTNYTGAVSAGLVSAAALQAQGHGSLVVLSSVAGERARRANFIYGSSKAGLDAFAQGLGDALHGTGVHVMVVRPGFVRSRMTAGLEEAPLATTPEAVATAIELGLRRRSETVWVPGALRLVMSAVRHLPRAVFRRLPV
- a CDS encoding alpha/beta fold hydrolase, whose protein sequence is MDRFIDVAPGVRLWAEDHGAPDAPPLLLIMGAQASGIGWPDELVGLLAAHHRVIRYDHRDTGRSTWAFDRQPYPITTLADDALAVLDAFGAERAHIVGMSLGGMLAQLLIADHPERLLTATLIGTGALSTAPWTHPDGTRTPPEELPGIDPRVLELWSRPVTDQGPEAEVERRTDHWRVLNGDRLPFDPEYFRALERRVIEHTGHHATNTAHAQADPSGMLRTEHLARTTVPALVVSAPAEPVYPPPHAHHLAQAIHGARLVEIPGMGHALPPEVHAPLATAILAHTAGR
- a CDS encoding FAD-binding oxidoreductase; this encodes MSVDTTVSVTGWGRTAPTAARLIRPATYEEAAAAVRECGARGGIPRGLGRAYGDAAQNAGGAVFDMTGLDRIHAIDADGGTVLCDAGVSLHRLMEVLLPLGWFVPVTPGTRYVTVGGAIGADIHGKNHHVSGSFSRHVLAFELLTADGGIRTVTPGTPLFDATAGGMGLTGVILTATVRLQPVETALMAVDTERATDLDDLMARLTTTDHRYRYSVAWIDLLARGAATGRAVLTRGDHAPLDALPKGARARQDPLAFRVSRFPAAPASLPEGLLSRTTVGLFNEVWYRKAPRAQKGRLQRIASFFHPLDGVPHWNRIYGRGGFVQYQFVVGYGREDTLRRIVRRISEHRCPSFLAVLKRFGDADPGWLSFPVPGWTLALDIPAGLPGLGAFLDELDEEVAAAGGRVYLAKDSRLRPDLLAAMYPRLDDFRALRAELDPRGVFTSDLSRRLTL
- a CDS encoding glutathionylspermidine synthase family protein, translated to MERRTLTPRPGWQQTVEEQGLIYPLTRHPDGSLRPYWDESAYYVFSLPEIEALEETAEELHRMCLAAAEYIVAEDRFADLGITDPRVVRAVAESWHRRAELPSLYGRFDLRYDGTGPAKLLEYNADTPTSLVEAASPQWFWMEERFPGADQWNSLHERLVDAWRKQAGLLPPGGPLYFAHSSADELGEDLMTVAYLKETAEQAGLETDWITMEEIGWDRLSGRFVDNRLRFIRSVFKLYPWEWLTTDRFAGHVLATLDNGGGTGSTLWIEPAWKMLLSNKALLAVLWELYPGHPNLLPAYLDGPRELAGATGYVAKPLLGREGAGVTVHEPGADPAVRDEPCCYQQLAPLPSFDGNHVVLGAWVVENEAAGLGIRESSGLVTDEYARFLPHVIL
- a CDS encoding glycine hydroxymethyltransferase: MSAEQPLSTASTAYRAALDVIRAVEPRVADAIGQEVADQREMLKLIASENYASPATLLAMGNWFSDKYAEGTVGRRFYAGCRNVDTVESLAAEHAKELFGARHAYVQPHSGIDANLVAFWAVLADRVEAPFLEKTGVRQINDLTEADWAELRQAFGNQRMLGMSLDAGGHLTHGFRPNISGKMFDQRSYGTDPATGLIDYDALRAQAREFKPLIIVAGYSAYPRLVNFRIMREIADEVGATLMVDMAHFAGLVAGKVLTGDFDPVPHAQIVTTTTHKSLRGPRGGMVLCDDSLKDQVDRGCPMVLGGPLPHVMAAKAVALAEARQPAFRDYAQRIVDNSRALAEGLMRRGATLVTGGTDNHLNLIDVATSYGLTGRQAEAALLDSGIVTNRNAIPADPNGAWYTSGIRVGTPALTTRGLGTAEMDEVAGLIDRVLTSTEPGTTKSGAPSKAAHVLDEKIADEISRRATDLVAGFPLYPEIDLG
- the trpS gene encoding tryptophan--tRNA ligase, translating into MASDRPRVLSGIQPTAGSFHLGNYLGAVRQWVALQETHDAFYMVVDLHAITVPQDPKELRANTRLAAAQLLAAGLDPDRCTLFVQSHVPEHAQLAWVMNCLTGFGEAGRMTQFKDKAAKQGADRASVGLFTYPVLQVADILLYQAHEVPVGEDQRQHIELTRDLAERFNGRFGPTFTVPKPYILKETAKIYDLQDPAVKMSKSASTPKGLINLLDEPKATAKKVKSAVTDTDTVIRYDVENKPGVSNLLTIYATLTGAGIGELEEKYAGKGYGALKTDLAEIMVDFVTPFRERTQQYLDDPETLDSVLAKGAEKARAVAAETLAQAYDRVGFLPAKH